The following proteins are encoded in a genomic region of Microbacterium sp. NC79:
- a CDS encoding FHA domain-containing protein: MNERMHGAMSDQTVRSTPPATTTHAERGAGHPRLLITNEPERMTYELVDEVTTIGSSPTCTLTLPDMESLHATITHDDRDEYVVTLHGEGEMNANPTSSATAPGDNTETLRHGAHFTAGAWRFVFQRDEYADHGRPFGGRVGGELSDQPPQPKRPDYSDGTTQPRAGWEVQDD, translated from the coding sequence ATGAACGAACGAATGCATGGCGCCATGAGCGACCAAACGGTGCGCTCAACTCCCCCGGCAACGACGACCCATGCCGAACGTGGTGCAGGACACCCGCGGCTTCTCATCACCAATGAGCCAGAAAGAATGACCTATGAGCTCGTCGACGAAGTAACGACGATCGGCTCCTCACCGACGTGTACGTTGACGCTTCCTGACATGGAATCGCTGCACGCGACGATTACGCACGACGATCGTGACGAGTATGTCGTGACCCTCCATGGCGAAGGCGAAATGAACGCCAACCCGACGTCAAGCGCCACCGCGCCTGGAGACAACACCGAAACCCTGCGCCACGGTGCGCATTTCACGGCCGGAGCGTGGCGATTCGTCTTTCAACGCGACGAATATGCCGACCATGGCCGCCCGTTTGGCGGGCGCGTGGGTGGCGAATTGTCAGACCAGCCGCCGCAGCCGAAACGGCCCGACTACAGTGACGGAACCACACAGCCACGTGCTGGGTGGGAAGTCCAGGACGATTAG
- a CDS encoding DEAD/DEAH box helicase, whose protein sequence is MKETEDTAPETHEEQVTFADLGLDGPVLAAIRDLGYERPSAIQAATIPILLEGHDVVGMAQTGTGKTAAFALPIMQRLDISQKTPQALVLAPTRELALQVSEAFEAYAARMKNVHVLPVYGGQGYGVQLSALRRGVHIVVGTPGRIMDHLDKGTLDLSQLKYLVLDEADEMLKMGFVEDIETILAETPADKQVALFSATMPSQIRRISKSYLREPQEITVKSKTTTNTNITQRYVIVSHQQKLDALTRILEVENFDGMIIFVRTRGETETVAEKLRARGYSAAAISGDVAQAQRERTVNQLKDGKLDILVATDVAARGLDVERLSHVVNFDIPTDTESYVHRIGRTGRAGRTGDAISFVTPRERYLLGHIEKATRQQPTQMQLPTSEDVNNTRLARFDDSITAALAETERMNKFRDIIAHYVRNHDVPEADVASALAIVAQGDTPLLLDDAEDARMREELARVEGRGKKSRDRDGGEPRPRRERNSGAFTAYRIEVGRRHRVEPRQIVGALANEGGLGRDDFGAIAIKPDFSIVELPTTLPAGTLDKLRDTRISGRLIEIKPDRGRPAGRRREDDGYRNDRPRRDDRDGGFRKEGSNRDERPRYENNGDERPTRKPRHKHTDR, encoded by the coding sequence GTGAAGGAAACAGAAGACACCGCTCCCGAAACTCACGAGGAACAGGTCACCTTCGCTGATCTCGGCCTCGATGGGCCCGTTCTTGCCGCGATCCGCGACCTGGGTTATGAACGACCCTCCGCGATCCAAGCGGCAACAATCCCGATTCTCCTCGAGGGCCATGACGTCGTCGGCATGGCACAGACCGGAACAGGCAAGACTGCCGCATTCGCTCTGCCGATCATGCAGCGCCTCGACATCTCCCAGAAGACACCCCAGGCCCTCGTCCTGGCGCCGACTCGCGAACTCGCGCTCCAGGTCTCTGAGGCTTTTGAAGCGTACGCCGCACGCATGAAGAACGTGCACGTGCTCCCCGTCTACGGCGGTCAGGGCTATGGCGTGCAGTTGTCGGCACTCCGCCGTGGGGTTCACATTGTGGTTGGCACCCCCGGCCGCATCATGGACCACCTCGACAAGGGCACGCTTGATCTCTCACAGCTCAAGTACCTGGTCCTCGATGAGGCCGATGAAATGCTGAAGATGGGCTTCGTCGAAGACATCGAGACGATTCTTGCGGAGACCCCCGCCGACAAGCAGGTCGCACTGTTCTCCGCGACCATGCCGTCACAGATCCGCCGCATCTCGAAGAGCTACCTGCGTGAGCCGCAAGAGATCACGGTCAAGTCGAAGACCACGACCAACACCAACATCACCCAGCGCTACGTCATCGTCTCGCACCAGCAGAAGCTTGATGCGCTGACGCGCATCCTCGAAGTCGAGAACTTCGACGGCATGATCATCTTCGTGCGTACGCGCGGCGAAACCGAGACCGTCGCCGAAAAGCTTCGTGCACGCGGATACTCGGCTGCTGCCATCAGCGGCGATGTCGCTCAGGCTCAGCGTGAGCGCACCGTCAACCAGCTGAAGGACGGCAAGCTCGACATCCTGGTGGCGACCGATGTTGCCGCGCGTGGTCTCGACGTTGAGCGTCTCAGCCACGTCGTGAACTTTGACATCCCGACCGACACCGAGTCCTACGTGCACCGCATTGGTCGCACCGGTCGCGCCGGCCGCACGGGCGATGCCATCAGCTTTGTCACGCCCCGCGAACGCTACCTGCTCGGTCACATCGAGAAGGCGACGCGCCAACAGCCGACGCAAATGCAGCTTCCGACGAGTGAAGATGTCAACAACACGCGCCTGGCACGTTTTGACGACTCGATTACGGCCGCTCTCGCCGAAACCGAGCGGATGAACAAGTTCCGCGACATCATCGCGCACTATGTCCGCAACCACGATGTGCCCGAGGCTGACGTTGCGTCAGCCTTGGCCATTGTCGCGCAGGGCGACACTCCCCTCTTGCTCGACGACGCCGAAGACGCACGCATGCGCGAAGAACTCGCGCGCGTTGAAGGGCGTGGCAAGAAGTCCCGTGACCGCGATGGCGGAGAGCCGCGACCGCGTCGCGAGCGCAACTCGGGTGCGTTCACCGCTTACCGCATCGAGGTCGGTCGTCGTCACCGTGTCGAACCGCGTCAGATCGTCGGTGCCCTCGCAAACGAAGGTGGACTCGGCCGCGATGACTTCGGTGCGATCGCGATCAAGCCAGACTTCTCCATCGTTGAGTTGCCGACCACGCTGCCTGCAGGAACGCTTGACAAGCTGCGCGATACTCGTATCTCGGGTCGTTTGATCGAGATCAAGCCCGACCGTGGTCGTCCGGCTGGGCGCCGTCGCGAAGACGACGGTTACCGCAACGATCGCCCACGTCGTGATGACCGCGACGGTGGATTCCGCAAGGAAGGTTCGAACCGCGACGAACGTCCGCGCTACGAAAACAACGGCGACGAGCGTCCGACTCGCAAGCCGCGCCACAAGCACACCGACCGCTAA
- a CDS encoding DNA topoisomerase IB, whose product MTAVGADAIRRIRRGRGFEYRAADGTRITSETQLQRFRDLVIPPAWNDVYIAHSPDAKVLAIGVDADGRTQYRYHPSWIAAAAEEKFARALDLADVLPRARQGVTKDLRRGTTERRVVLAAAFRILDSALVRIGSEAYEHTHKTVGVSTLRCRHVRLADADIGLRFRAKGGLRWDSELHDPDLAAVLRLLTARGPGRRLLAWHDDAGWHPLRAPEVNADVRERTGGEFTAKDFRTLHGTLEAARSLAEYGAQDDAKAHAAAIHEAVRAAATALGNTESVARSSYIDPRLFEAYERGEVIAGGRRAGVTGLRKLLEA is encoded by the coding sequence ATGACCGCGGTCGGTGCGGACGCGATACGGCGAATCCGGCGCGGGCGCGGTTTCGAATACCGTGCCGCCGACGGCACCCGCATCACCTCAGAAACGCAACTTCAACGGTTCCGGGATCTCGTGATTCCGCCCGCGTGGAACGATGTCTACATCGCTCACTCCCCTGATGCCAAGGTGTTGGCCATCGGCGTCGACGCCGATGGTCGCACCCAATACCGATACCACCCGTCGTGGATTGCGGCTGCGGCAGAAGAAAAGTTCGCGCGTGCACTGGATCTCGCCGATGTATTGCCAAGGGCGAGACAGGGCGTGACCAAGGATTTGCGCCGCGGAACCACCGAACGGCGGGTTGTCCTCGCTGCGGCATTTAGAATTCTTGATTCTGCGCTCGTCCGCATCGGATCGGAAGCGTACGAGCACACCCACAAGACCGTCGGTGTCTCAACCCTTCGCTGTCGCCATGTTCGCCTTGCTGACGCTGATATCGGGCTGAGGTTTCGGGCAAAGGGAGGCCTGCGGTGGGACTCCGAGCTCCACGACCCGGATCTTGCCGCCGTGCTCCGTCTGCTGACGGCTCGCGGCCCCGGTCGGCGGCTCCTCGCGTGGCATGATGATGCCGGCTGGCATCCTTTGCGGGCACCCGAGGTTAACGCCGATGTGCGGGAACGGACCGGCGGTGAGTTCACCGCAAAAGATTTTCGCACGTTGCATGGCACGTTAGAAGCAGCGCGTTCCTTGGCGGAATATGGCGCTCAGGATGACGCCAAAGCGCACGCAGCAGCCATCCACGAGGCCGTGCGAGCGGCCGCCACGGCGTTAGGAAATACCGAGAGCGTCGCACGCTCGAGCTACATAGATCCACGGCTCTTTGAGGCGTACGAACGGGGCGAAGTGATCGCTGGTGGTCGGCGGGCCGGCGTGACCGGCCTACGAAAACTTCTCGAAGCGTAG
- a CDS encoding SDR family oxidoreductase → MTESIVDPRTKYYSDGFPRDTGTQPGLVSETNPRPDHGEDSYRGARRLTGRRALITGGDSGIGRAVAIAYAREGADVAISHLPQEQDDADDTLEVLRATGRTAVSLPGDITDEATSEKVVRDAFDALGGLDILVLNAGYQRSRDEQAAFSTIEFDRVMKTNLYAPFWMARTALPLMPPGSSVIVTSSIQSASPSPELLDYAMTKAAQVAFVRALASEQGASGIRVNAVAPGPIWTPLIPATDWPDKLPSFGQDTPLGRAGQPAELAGAYVYLASEDASYVSGAVLAVTGGKHL, encoded by the coding sequence ATGACTGAATCGATCGTGGACCCCCGCACGAAGTACTACTCCGACGGTTTCCCCCGTGATACCGGCACCCAACCCGGGCTTGTCAGTGAAACAAACCCACGGCCCGATCACGGTGAAGATTCTTATCGGGGCGCGCGCCGCCTGACCGGCCGCCGAGCGCTGATCACCGGTGGCGACTCCGGCATCGGCCGCGCGGTCGCTATCGCGTATGCGCGAGAGGGGGCGGATGTTGCGATTAGCCATTTGCCGCAAGAGCAAGACGACGCTGACGACACCCTTGAGGTGCTGAGGGCCACCGGGCGCACTGCAGTATCGTTGCCCGGCGACATCACTGATGAAGCGACGAGCGAGAAGGTGGTGCGGGACGCATTCGATGCATTGGGCGGCCTCGATATTCTCGTGCTCAACGCCGGGTACCAACGCAGCCGCGATGAGCAAGCTGCCTTCAGCACCATCGAGTTCGATCGAGTGATGAAGACGAACCTTTATGCACCGTTCTGGATGGCACGTACCGCCCTTCCGCTCATGCCGCCCGGTAGTTCCGTCATTGTGACTTCTTCAATCCAATCCGCTTCCCCGTCTCCTGAGCTCCTCGATTATGCGATGACGAAGGCGGCTCAGGTCGCCTTCGTCCGAGCACTGGCCAGCGAGCAGGGCGCGTCAGGAATTCGAGTCAATGCTGTCGCTCCTGGCCCCATCTGGACACCGCTCATTCCCGCCACCGATTGGCCAGATAAACTTCCTTCCTTCGGGCAAGATACGCCGCTAGGCCGCGCCGGCCAGCCCGCTGAACTCGCGGGAGCTTACGTCTATCTGGCATCAGAGGACGCATCGTACGTTTCCGGAGCCGTACTCGCGGTGACAGGCGGCAAGCACCTCTAG
- a CDS encoding FHA domain-containing protein, giving the protein MNEKLHGAMTEQHIRTGPVPTTTHAEWGAGNPRLLVTREPDIRYVFDLTADLTTIGSSGTSTIVLPDIDQSHASISHDKRDEYVLTMIGAGITNANLHIDPVSRGEDSEILRSGATFTAGPWRFVFQRDEFADHGRPYGGREGGWASMQKSQPQRPDYAHREEPQAPKD; this is encoded by the coding sequence ATGAACGAAAAATTGCACGGCGCTATGACTGAACAGCACATACGCACTGGCCCCGTGCCCACCACCACGCACGCAGAGTGGGGCGCAGGAAACCCTCGTCTGCTGGTGACGCGCGAGCCCGACATCCGATACGTCTTCGACCTCACGGCTGATCTCACCACGATTGGTTCGTCTGGAACGTCGACGATCGTCTTGCCCGATATCGATCAGTCACATGCCTCCATCTCCCATGACAAGCGTGATGAGTACGTGCTGACGATGATCGGCGCAGGCATAACCAATGCGAACCTGCACATCGACCCGGTTTCTCGCGGTGAAGACAGTGAAATTCTCCGTTCCGGAGCCACCTTCACAGCGGGCCCGTGGCGATTCGTTTTTCAACGAGACGAGTTCGCCGACCACGGACGCCCGTACGGTGGCCGCGAGGGCGGCTGGGCTTCAATGCAGAAGTCGCAACCCCAACGACCTGACTACGCTCACCGGGAGGAGCCGCAAGCCCCGAAAGACTAG
- a CDS encoding low temperature requirement protein A, giving the protein MQGSPRFRLTPMRPRDPHEAFRPASSLELFFDLVFVVAVSIASANLHHALAAAHVLDGIMSYAVVFFAIWWAWMNFTWFATSFDTDDWLYRLITIVQMSGVLVLAAGIGPAFNEGNFTISIYAYVVMRAAMLVQWLRASRGTPILRRTTLAYAAGIAVVQLLWLASLLLPTAIFPIVVVVLILAEVSVPVVAEKNGTTPWHPHHITERYGLFTLILLGESLLASSNAIIAALQSGERLGSLVGTALLTLIATAALWWIYFWPPHHHAIGGMRNSLIYGYGHYFIFAAAGAFSAGIELEIDVLTGHSEVGTPWAAYAYTIPLAVFVLGVWLLAIRRNADVWVNTVVPLAVVLILADPLLPVPFAVTTGILVGVVAVLVWRSPIERASHDATRYE; this is encoded by the coding sequence ATGCAAGGATCACCGCGATTCCGTCTCACGCCAATGCGCCCACGTGATCCACATGAGGCGTTCCGCCCGGCATCAAGCCTTGAGTTGTTCTTCGACCTGGTGTTCGTTGTCGCCGTCAGCATCGCCTCCGCGAACCTGCATCACGCGCTCGCTGCTGCGCATGTGCTCGACGGCATCATGAGTTATGCCGTCGTGTTCTTCGCGATCTGGTGGGCGTGGATGAACTTCACGTGGTTCGCGACCTCCTTCGACACTGACGATTGGCTCTATCGGCTCATCACGATCGTGCAGATGAGTGGCGTTCTCGTGCTCGCCGCCGGCATCGGCCCAGCATTCAACGAGGGCAACTTTACGATCTCGATCTACGCGTACGTTGTCATGCGTGCAGCGATGCTCGTCCAATGGCTCCGCGCGTCTCGCGGCACCCCGATCCTACGGCGCACGACGCTCGCGTATGCGGCGGGCATCGCCGTCGTGCAGCTCCTCTGGCTAGCGTCTCTTCTGTTGCCGACTGCAATCTTCCCCATCGTCGTCGTGGTCCTGATCCTCGCGGAGGTGTCTGTACCTGTTGTGGCAGAGAAAAATGGAACCACGCCGTGGCATCCGCATCACATCACCGAGCGATACGGCTTGTTTACGCTGATCTTGCTCGGCGAAAGTCTGCTGGCTTCGTCCAACGCGATCATTGCCGCATTGCAGAGCGGCGAGCGACTCGGATCGCTCGTCGGAACGGCGTTGCTGACACTGATTGCAACGGCGGCACTGTGGTGGATCTATTTCTGGCCGCCGCACCATCACGCGATCGGGGGCATGCGCAACTCACTGATCTATGGCTACGGCCATTACTTCATCTTCGCCGCAGCGGGAGCGTTTTCCGCTGGCATTGAGCTCGAGATCGATGTCCTGACCGGACACAGTGAGGTCGGGACCCCCTGGGCCGCCTATGCGTACACGATCCCGCTCGCGGTCTTCGTTCTTGGCGTGTGGCTGCTCGCTATCCGCCGCAATGCGGACGTCTGGGTCAATACCGTGGTTCCGCTCGCCGTCGTTCTCATTCTGGCGGATCCCCTGCTCCCCGTGCCCTTCGCCGTTACCACCGGGATTCTCGTGGGCGTGGTGGCGGTACTCGTGTGGCGTTCGCCGATTGAGCGCGCGTCTCACGACGCCACGCGGTATGAGTGA